Sequence from the Paenibacillus riograndensis SBR5 genome:
CGTCACTTAACTGATCCCAAGTACTCTTTGATGGATAACGGTTTTAGCACGAGCTATTTCCTTGCGCACATCACGAATCCGAGTCGGGTTATCCAGTTGGCCAGTTGCCAATTGAAAACGGAGATTGAAGAGCTCTTCTTTGAAACCAGCGATCTTCTGTTCAATCTCGGCAGTGGTTAAGTTGCGAAGTTCATTAGCTTTCATTTGCTTCACCACCCAATTCTTCACGTTTCACAAACTTAGTCTTTACAGGCAGCTTGTGAGCGGCAAGACGCATCGCTTCACGAGCGATTTCTTCCGACACGCCTCCGAGTTCGAACATAATCTTGCCCGGTTTTACTACAGCTACCCATTTCTCAACGTTACCTTTACCACTACCCATACGAACCTCAAGAGGCTTCTGAGTAATAGGCTTATCTGGGAAAATCTTGATCCAAACCTGACCGCCACGTTTGATGTAACGTGTCATTGCAATACGTGCAGCTTCGATCTGACGGTTAGTAATCCAAGAAGGCTCCAGAGCCTGCAGACCGAATT
This genomic interval carries:
- the rpmC gene encoding 50S ribosomal protein L29; translation: MKANELRNLTTAEIEQKIAGFKEELFNLRFQLATGQLDNPTRIRDVRKEIARAKTVIHQRVLGIS
- the rplP gene encoding 50S ribosomal protein L16, with the translated sequence MLVPKRVKHRKQQRGHMKGMAKGGTELNFGEFGLQALEPSWITNRQIEAARIAMTRYIKRGGQVWIKIFPDKPITQKPLEVRMGSGKGNVEKWVAVVKPGKIMFELGGVSEEIAREAMRLAAHKLPVKTKFVKREELGGEANES